In the Candidatus Cloacimonadota bacterium genome, one interval contains:
- the rarD gene encoding EamA family transporter RarD, with protein sequence MNTGIIFAILAYFLWGILPIFWKLLKHIPAHEILLHRMVWSFIFVLTILFFRKNWFWLKKIKENPKLLLTFLLTAFFLSTNWFTYIWSMNNNYVVEASLGYFINPLISVLLGVLVLKERLRLFQWSAILIALIGVLFLTVRYGSFPWIAMILAFTFGFYGLLKKRTKLNSLEGFSLETGFMSIPALFFLSVFELKGIGSFGHGNIISTFLLFCAGIVTALPLILFAAAARRITLTNLGILQYIAPTLQFLIGIFIYQEAFPTERLIGFCIIWFALVVYSIEGIVFRLIFNTTKI encoded by the coding sequence TTGAACACCGGTATTATTTTCGCCATCCTTGCTTATTTTCTCTGGGGCATCCTCCCTATCTTCTGGAAACTTCTCAAACATATTCCTGCTCATGAAATTCTCCTGCATCGGATGGTCTGGTCTTTTATCTTCGTGTTAACGATCCTTTTTTTCAGGAAAAACTGGTTCTGGTTAAAGAAAATAAAAGAAAATCCCAAACTGCTACTTACTTTCCTGCTGACCGCTTTCTTTCTTTCAACTAACTGGTTCACTTATATCTGGTCGATGAATAATAATTATGTGGTGGAAGCAAGTCTGGGCTATTTCATCAATCCTTTGATATCTGTTCTGCTCGGTGTTCTTGTCTTAAAAGAAAGATTACGGCTGTTTCAATGGTCAGCTATTCTTATTGCCTTGATCGGAGTTCTATTCTTAACTGTCAGGTATGGTTCCTTCCCCTGGATTGCCATGATCTTAGCATTCACTTTTGGCTTTTACGGATTATTGAAGAAAAGGACAAAACTTAACTCTTTAGAAGGATTTTCCCTGGAAACCGGATTTATGTCCATTCCGGCTTTGTTTTTTCTTTCAGTATTTGAATTAAAAGGAATAGGTTCGTTCGGTCATGGAAATATAATTTCCACCTTTCTTCTATTCTGTGCCGGGATCGTTACTGCTCTCCCTTTGATCCTCTTTGCTGCTGCTGCCAGACGAATCACCCTGACCAATCTCGGAATATTGCAGTACATTGCTCCCACTTTGCAGTTCCTGATCGGAATATTTATCTATCAGGAAGCATTTCCCACTGAGAGATTGATCGGTTTCTGTATTATCTGGTTTGCTCTGGTTGTTTATTCGATCGAGGGGATAGTCTTTAGACTCATTTTTAACACCACAAAAATATAA
- a CDS encoding flavin reductase family protein, with amino-acid sequence MERVKYNEAIKKIKNPAKIAIAVVKDKNGKANLITLEWYMRTSIKPPMLAISIGHTRYSYECLQNFRYFNLCFPSREMNNETLLCGTKSGRDTDKLQVTKLEWFKGRLAQLPIIKDAVANFECEVVTQVRSGDHTIFVGEVKHSWVNEGKEVLLFQDLG; translated from the coding sequence ATGGAACGAGTTAAATATAATGAAGCAATTAAAAAAATTAAGAATCCGGCAAAAATAGCGATTGCTGTTGTCAAAGATAAAAATGGAAAAGCAAACCTGATCACGCTCGAATGGTATATGAGAACTTCCATCAAACCTCCAATGCTGGCAATTTCAATTGGTCATACCAGGTATTCTTATGAGTGCTTGCAAAATTTCCGCTATTTTAATCTCTGTTTCCCTTCCAGAGAAATGAATAATGAAACTCTATTGTGCGGTACAAAATCCGGAAGAGACACCGATAAATTGCAAGTTACAAAACTGGAATGGTTCAAAGGAAGATTAGCACAATTACCAATCATTAAAGATGCAGTTGCGAATTTTGAGTGTGAAGTAGTAACGCAGGTCAGAAGCGGAGATCATACCATCTTTGTGGGGGAAGTCAAACATTCCTGGGTAAATGAAGGAAAGGAAGTACTTTTATTTCAGGATTTGG